A single region of the Mycobacterium lentiflavum genome encodes:
- a CDS encoding lysophospholipid acyltransferase family protein, translating into MVEPTYRTLEILSQLGVFATGTRISYRGVDNIPERGGAVVAINHTSYVDWLPAGLAMRRRRRRLRFMIKAEMQQVKVVNFLIKRTHTIPVDRNAGSGAYAVAVQRLRDGELVGVYPEATISRSFELKEFKTGAARMAREAGVPIVPVIVWGAHRIWTKDHPRRIGRHNVPITVQVGPPLRADGDIAQTDRALREAMTKLLYEAQQQYPHPAGEFWVPHRLGGGAPTMAEAAQIEADEAAARAANRTPRQ; encoded by the coding sequence ATGGTGGAGCCGACCTATCGCACGTTGGAGATCCTGTCCCAATTGGGAGTCTTCGCCACGGGCACCAGGATCAGCTACCGCGGGGTCGACAACATCCCCGAGCGCGGGGGTGCGGTGGTGGCCATCAACCACACCAGCTACGTCGATTGGCTGCCGGCCGGGCTGGCCATGCGCCGCCGCCGCCGTCGGCTGCGGTTCATGATCAAGGCCGAGATGCAGCAGGTGAAGGTGGTGAACTTCCTGATCAAGCGCACCCACACCATTCCGGTGGACCGAAACGCCGGGTCGGGTGCCTACGCGGTGGCCGTGCAGCGCCTGCGGGACGGGGAGCTGGTCGGGGTGTATCCGGAGGCCACCATCAGCCGCAGTTTCGAGCTCAAGGAGTTCAAGACGGGGGCAGCCCGGATGGCCCGCGAAGCGGGTGTGCCGATCGTCCCCGTCATCGTCTGGGGTGCGCACCGGATCTGGACCAAGGACCATCCCCGCCGCATCGGCCGCCACAACGTGCCGATCACCGTGCAGGTCGGACCGCCGCTGCGCGCCGACGGCGACATCGCCCAGACCGACCGCGCGCTGCGGGAGGCCATGACCAAGCTGCTCTACGAGGCGCAGCAGCAGTACCCGCACCCGGCCGGGGAGTTCTGGGTACCGCACCGGCTGGGCGGAGGGGCGCCGACGATGGCCGAGGCGGCGCAGATCGAGGCTGACGAGGCCGCGGCGCGCGCGGCGAACCGCACGCCGCGCCAGTAG
- a CDS encoding MBL fold metallo-hydrolase: protein MQVTSVGHAGFLIQTRAGSILCDPWVNPAFFASWFPFPDNTALDWDTLGDCDYLYVSHLHKDHFDANHLRDHVNKDAVVLLPDFPVPDLRNELQQLGFHRFFETSDSVKHHVSGPKGELEIMVVALRAPADGPIGDSALVVSDGQTTVFNMNDARPVDLDMLATEFGHIDVHLLQYSGAIWYPMVYDMPARAKESFGIQKRQRQMDRARQYIAQVDATWVVPSAGPPCFLDPELRHLNDDHGDPANIFPDQLVFLDQMRRHGHDRGLLMIPGSVADFTGRSMNSLHHPLPDDDVEAIFTTGKAAYIADYAERMAPVLAAERAGWAPAAGEALLEPLRGLFEPIMLQSDEICDGIGYPVELVIGPDTVVLDFPKRIVRERIAHEKFRYGFAIAPELVRTVLRDREPDWVNTIFLSTRFRAWRVGGYNEYLYTFFKCLTDERIAYADGWFAETHDDSASITMDGWEIQRRCPHLKADLSKFGVVEGDTLTCNLHGWQWRLDNGRCLTTRGHQLRSRRV from the coding sequence GTGCAGGTCACGAGCGTCGGCCACGCCGGATTTCTGATCCAGACCCGGGCGGGCAGCATTCTGTGCGATCCCTGGGTCAATCCGGCTTTCTTCGCGTCGTGGTTCCCGTTTCCGGACAACACCGCACTGGACTGGGACACCCTCGGCGACTGCGACTATCTGTATGTCTCACACCTGCACAAGGACCACTTCGACGCGAACCACCTGCGCGATCACGTCAACAAGGACGCGGTGGTGCTGCTGCCCGACTTCCCCGTGCCGGATCTGCGAAATGAACTGCAGCAACTAGGTTTTCACCGGTTCTTCGAGACCAGCGACTCCGTCAAGCACCACGTCAGCGGACCCAAGGGCGAGCTGGAGATCATGGTCGTCGCGCTGCGGGCACCCGCCGACGGCCCGATCGGCGACTCTGCCCTCGTCGTCTCCGACGGCCAGACAACGGTTTTCAACATGAACGACGCCCGGCCGGTCGACTTGGACATGCTCGCGACCGAGTTCGGGCACATCGACGTCCACCTGCTGCAGTACTCCGGGGCGATCTGGTATCCAATGGTCTACGACATGCCGGCCCGGGCTAAGGAGTCGTTCGGTATCCAGAAGCGGCAGCGCCAAATGGATCGCGCACGCCAGTACATCGCGCAGGTGGATGCGACCTGGGTGGTGCCATCCGCGGGACCGCCTTGCTTTTTGGACCCCGAGTTGCGCCACCTCAACGACGACCACGGCGATCCGGCCAACATCTTCCCGGACCAGCTGGTGTTCTTGGACCAGATGCGCCGCCACGGACACGATCGCGGCCTGCTGATGATTCCCGGGTCGGTCGCGGATTTCACTGGTAGGTCGATGAACTCGCTGCATCACCCGCTGCCCGACGACGACGTCGAGGCCATCTTCACCACGGGCAAGGCGGCCTACATCGCCGACTATGCCGAACGGATGGCCCCGGTCTTGGCCGCCGAGCGGGCGGGCTGGGCACCCGCGGCCGGCGAGGCGCTGCTGGAACCGCTGCGCGGGTTGTTCGAGCCGATCATGCTGCAAAGCGACGAGATCTGCGACGGCATCGGCTACCCGGTCGAGCTGGTGATCGGCCCCGATACGGTGGTCCTCGACTTCCCGAAACGGATTGTCCGCGAACGTATTGCGCATGAGAAATTCCGATATGGCTTTGCGATCGCCCCCGAATTGGTGCGCACCGTGTTGCGCGATCGGGAACCGGACTGGGTCAACACCATCTTCTTGTCCACGCGTTTCCGGGCATGGCGGGTCGGCGGGTATAACGAGTATCTGTACACCTTCTTCAAGTGCCTGACCGACGAACGCATCGCCTACGCCGACGGCTGGTTCGCCGAAACCCATGACGACTCCGCGTCGATCACTATGGACGGCTGGGAGATTCAGCGCCGCTGCCCCCACCTCAAGGCCGACCTGTCGAAATTCGGCGTGGTCGAGGGCGACACGCTCACCTGTAATCTGCATGGCTGGCAGTGGCGCCTCGACAACGGCCGCTGCCTGACCACCCGCGGTCACCAGCTGCGGAGCCGCCGGGTATGA
- a CDS encoding GGDEF domain-containing protein, with product MSAHLATRRMDTVTRVAIAAIAGSLSVTAGATIWSSLGPRTPVGVICAALGCIGAAIVAALWALHWPGRGQAVRLTVLGNASIVLTTLSQTGPISAVLACMTFATLASYISLFHTAPLMLYNFVITALVGAYEFVRLAERYGIVAASCGYEVLLILNLAVPFGVQAVVYVLRADALQSERDQLTGLLNRGGFERRAKVLAEKLSEEFGHLVIAVIDLDRFKQLNDLHGHGTGDAALVSVARALRDTSDDATVIGRSGGEEFVIAAGWNPDEVDGRAQMLCEAIARLPFRITASVGTAGARPDPRVHEPESLIAALTVAADDAMYVAKRRGGNQVGHHRAPIPRSAQP from the coding sequence TTGAGCGCACACTTGGCGACCCGGCGGATGGACACGGTCACGCGGGTCGCCATCGCCGCAATTGCGGGCTCGTTGTCCGTCACCGCGGGCGCGACGATCTGGAGCTCGTTGGGGCCGCGCACCCCCGTGGGGGTCATCTGTGCGGCGTTGGGGTGTATCGGCGCGGCGATCGTGGCCGCGCTGTGGGCGCTGCACTGGCCCGGCCGCGGCCAGGCGGTCCGGCTGACGGTGTTGGGCAACGCGAGCATCGTGCTGACCACGCTGTCTCAGACTGGGCCGATCTCCGCCGTGCTCGCCTGCATGACCTTCGCGACGCTGGCCAGTTACATCTCGCTGTTTCACACCGCACCGCTGATGCTCTACAACTTCGTGATCACCGCGCTGGTAGGTGCTTACGAGTTCGTCCGCCTTGCCGAAAGGTACGGCATCGTGGCCGCGTCCTGCGGATACGAGGTTCTGCTGATCCTGAACCTGGCGGTGCCGTTCGGTGTCCAAGCGGTTGTATACGTGCTTCGCGCCGACGCGCTCCAGTCCGAACGCGACCAACTCACCGGGTTGCTGAACCGCGGCGGATTCGAGCGGCGCGCCAAAGTGCTGGCGGAAAAGTTGAGCGAGGAGTTCGGTCATCTCGTGATCGCGGTGATCGACTTGGACCGTTTCAAACAGCTGAACGATCTCCATGGGCACGGCACCGGCGACGCAGCGCTCGTCTCGGTGGCTCGCGCGCTGCGAGACACCAGCGACGACGCCACGGTCATCGGCCGCTCGGGTGGCGAGGAATTCGTGATCGCCGCCGGCTGGAACCCGGACGAGGTGGACGGGCGGGCACAAATGCTGTGTGAGGCCATCGCACGGTTACCGTTCAGAATCACCGCCAGCGTCGGGACGGCCGGCGCCCGTCCCGACCCTCGAGTGCATGAGCCCGAGTCTTTGATCGCCGCCCTGACCGTGGCCGCCGACGACGCGATGTACGTGGCGAAACGTCGCGGGGGCAATCAGGTCGGCCATCACCGGGCACCGATCCCGCGAAGCGCGCAGCCTTAG
- a CDS encoding phosphotransferase, translating into MSFPSSPPPVPAIVDRLAAGRPVRAVWVNEENGVTFRLGGSHTGPEFVKTANPRGTDFAAEARRLRWAARYVAVPQVLGFGVDGDRAWLHTRGLAGRSAVHPRWLAAPQVAVRAIGAGLRDLHDGLPTATCPFEWSVAGRLEALPPTTRDRVGDPPPVDRLVVCHGDACAPNTLIDDDGRCCGHVDFGELGVADRWADLAVASLSLGWNYPGRNWESEFFAAYGVQPDPARIEYYRRLWQACDPTSAPTSETTSR; encoded by the coding sequence ATGAGCTTCCCGTCGTCGCCGCCGCCGGTGCCCGCGATCGTCGACCGCCTCGCCGCGGGCCGGCCCGTGCGCGCGGTCTGGGTCAACGAGGAAAACGGGGTGACCTTCCGGCTCGGCGGGAGCCACACCGGCCCGGAGTTCGTCAAGACAGCTAACCCGCGCGGCACCGACTTCGCCGCCGAAGCGCGCCGGCTGCGTTGGGCGGCCCGGTACGTGGCGGTGCCGCAGGTGCTCGGATTCGGGGTCGACGGCGACCGCGCCTGGCTGCACACCCGCGGGCTGGCGGGCCGGTCCGCGGTGCACCCGCGGTGGCTGGCGGCCCCGCAGGTGGCGGTGCGCGCGATCGGTGCCGGCCTGCGCGACCTGCACGACGGATTGCCGACGGCCACATGCCCTTTCGAATGGTCGGTGGCCGGCCGGCTGGAGGCGCTGCCCCCGACGACCCGGGACCGCGTCGGCGATCCGCCGCCGGTCGACCGGCTGGTGGTCTGCCACGGTGACGCGTGCGCACCGAATACCCTGATCGACGACGACGGCCGTTGTTGCGGACACGTTGACTTCGGCGAACTCGGGGTGGCCGATCGATGGGCCGATCTGGCGGTCGCCTCGCTCTCGCTGGGCTGGAACTATCCCGGCCGAAATTGGGAGTCCGAGTTCTTCGCCGCTTACGGTGTGCAACCGGACCCGGCACGCATCGAGTACTACCGGCGGCTGTGGCAGGCCTGCGATCCGACCTCAGCTCCCACCTCCGAGACCACCTCACGCTAA
- a CDS encoding DUF2834 domain-containing protein, whose amino-acid sequence MVSLITHAVLGLAVIIWIVRSNSTVFARPAGGGFFSPMEIVYYVVGIASVALGWYFNITYVAQYSHGSTNPLWGEHGSWAEYIKLMFTNPAASSASQDYTIANVVLLPIFTIVDGYRRGYKRPWLYFVSSLFTSFAFAFAFYFATMERQRRHEQERAMVPKVNA is encoded by the coding sequence ATGGTCTCCCTCATCACCCACGCGGTACTCGGACTCGCGGTCATCATCTGGATCGTCAGGTCAAACTCGACGGTCTTCGCCCGGCCCGCCGGCGGCGGATTCTTCTCTCCGATGGAAATCGTCTACTACGTCGTCGGGATCGCGTCGGTCGCGCTCGGCTGGTACTTCAACATCACCTACGTGGCGCAGTACTCGCACGGATCCACCAACCCGCTGTGGGGCGAACACGGGAGCTGGGCCGAATACATCAAGCTGATGTTCACCAACCCCGCGGCCAGCTCGGCCAGCCAGGACTACACGATCGCCAATGTCGTTCTGCTGCCGATCTTTACCATCGTCGACGGCTATCGCCGCGGGTACAAGCGACCCTGGCTGTACTTCGTGTCCAGCCTGTTCACCAGCTTCGCGTTCGCGTTCGCGTTCTACTTCGCGACGATGGAACGGCAGCGCCGCCACGAACAAGAGCGCGCGATGGTCCCCAAAGTCAACGCCTAA
- a CDS encoding phytoene desaturase family protein — translation MTEYDAIVIGAGHNGLTAAVLLQKAGLRTVCLDPKLYAGGMASTVELFDGYQFEIAGSVLFPTSSQVVHELGLDTMPTIDLDVMSVAVRGVGDDPLIQYSDPIKLFTHLNEVHGAEAVNGMAGLMGWAQAPCRALGRFEAGTPPKSIDEMYACATNEFERSAIDDMLFGSVTDVLDRYLPDREKFGAIRGSMTVLAVNTLYRGPATPGSAAALAFGLGVPTGDTMQMKKLRGGIGALTAHLREVFESHGGEVRLRTKVTDILVADGQVTGIRTEAGETLNAPIVVSGVAPDVTLNEMVDPAALPADIRERYARIDHRGSYLQMHFALDEAPEFAAPYEILNDRAMQASIGLFCTPEEVQQQWEDARRGIVPADPTVVLQIPSQNDPDLAPDGKHAASVFALFFPIEGDVDYGQAKVEMGQRVIDKITRLAPNFERSIIRHTTFTPKHMGVMFGAPGGDYCHGLLNANQIGPNRPGPRGFLGQPIPIKGLYLGSAGCHGGPGITFTPGYNAAHAALEDR, via the coding sequence ATGACTGAATATGACGCGATCGTTATCGGTGCAGGGCACAACGGGCTCACCGCGGCCGTGCTGCTGCAGAAGGCGGGACTGCGCACGGTGTGCCTGGACCCCAAGCTCTACGCGGGCGGTATGGCGTCCACCGTCGAGCTGTTCGACGGGTACCAGTTCGAGATCGCCGGCTCGGTGCTGTTCCCGACGTCGTCCCAGGTGGTCCACGAGCTCGGGCTCGACACGATGCCGACGATCGACCTGGACGTGATGTCGGTGGCAGTGCGTGGTGTCGGCGATGATCCGCTGATCCAGTACAGCGATCCGATCAAGCTGTTCACCCACCTCAACGAGGTGCACGGGGCGGAGGCCGTCAACGGGATGGCGGGCCTGATGGGATGGGCTCAGGCGCCGTGCCGCGCGTTGGGCCGATTCGAAGCCGGGACGCCACCCAAGAGCATCGATGAGATGTATGCCTGTGCCACAAATGAATTCGAGCGCTCGGCGATCGACGACATGCTGTTCGGGTCGGTCACCGACGTGTTGGACCGCTACCTTCCGGACCGCGAGAAGTTCGGTGCGATCCGCGGCTCGATGACCGTGCTGGCCGTCAACACGCTCTACCGCGGGCCGGCCACGCCGGGAAGCGCTGCGGCGCTCGCCTTCGGACTCGGCGTTCCGACCGGGGACACCATGCAGATGAAGAAGCTGCGCGGCGGCATCGGCGCGCTGACCGCCCATCTGCGCGAGGTGTTCGAGAGCCACGGCGGCGAAGTTCGGTTGCGTACCAAGGTGACCGACATTCTGGTCGCCGACGGACAGGTGACCGGGATCCGCACCGAGGCGGGGGAGACGTTGAACGCCCCGATCGTGGTGTCGGGCGTCGCGCCGGACGTCACGCTCAACGAGATGGTCGATCCCGCCGCGCTGCCCGCCGATATCCGGGAACGCTATGCGCGCATCGATCACCGCGGCAGCTACTTGCAGATGCACTTCGCACTGGACGAGGCCCCCGAATTCGCGGCACCCTACGAGATCCTCAACGACCGGGCCATGCAGGCCTCCATCGGGCTGTTCTGCACGCCGGAAGAAGTCCAGCAGCAGTGGGAGGACGCCCGGCGCGGCATCGTTCCGGCCGACCCGACGGTCGTGTTGCAGATCCCGTCGCAGAACGACCCGGACCTGGCGCCCGACGGCAAGCATGCCGCGTCGGTATTCGCGCTGTTCTTCCCGATCGAGGGCGACGTGGATTACGGGCAGGCGAAGGTCGAGATGGGTCAGCGGGTGATCGACAAGATCACCCGGCTGGCACCGAATTTCGAACGCAGCATCATCCGGCACACCACCTTCACACCCAAGCACATGGGAGTGATGTTCGGCGCCCCCGGCGGCGACTACTGCCACGGCCTGTTGAACGCGAACCAGATCGGTCCCAATCGGCCGGGTCCGAGAGGCTTTCTCGGCCAACCGATCCCGATCAAGGGGCTGTACCTGGGCAGTGCGGGTTGTCACGGCGGACCCGGGATCACCTTCACCCCTGGCTACAACGCCGCGCATGCGGCGCTGGAAGACCGCTAG
- a CDS encoding lysophospholipid acyltransferase family protein, with protein MAEGFYRFGELIVPPLVAMNGTKFTFHGLENIPQRGPALIAQNHTSYLDWLPSLFAVRERGRRMYFMIKAEMADVKAVDYVIKHARLIPVDRRNGHDAFATAVQRLRAGELIGMHPEATISRSFELREFKSGAARMALDAQVPIVPLIVWGAHRIWPKDHPKKVFRNKIPITVSAGRPIAPHGSVEQLNATLRRAMNELLYRVQEEYPHPPGEFWVPRRLGGSAPNRDDSQQIRLVELQQRALKYGTDGVTRPGDKQSGRH; from the coding sequence ATGGCAGAGGGGTTTTACCGGTTCGGAGAATTGATCGTTCCCCCGCTCGTCGCGATGAACGGGACCAAGTTCACGTTCCACGGGCTGGAGAACATTCCGCAGCGCGGCCCGGCACTGATCGCGCAGAACCACACCAGCTACCTGGACTGGCTTCCGTCGTTGTTTGCCGTACGGGAGCGGGGCCGGCGGATGTATTTCATGATCAAGGCCGAGATGGCCGACGTGAAGGCCGTCGACTACGTGATCAAGCACGCCAGGCTCATTCCGGTGGACCGCCGCAACGGGCACGACGCCTTCGCGACGGCCGTGCAGCGACTGCGGGCGGGTGAACTGATCGGGATGCACCCCGAAGCCACCATCAGCCGCAGTTTCGAACTCCGGGAATTCAAGTCCGGTGCCGCGCGGATGGCGTTGGACGCGCAGGTGCCGATCGTTCCGCTGATTGTCTGGGGCGCCCACCGGATTTGGCCGAAGGATCATCCAAAGAAGGTGTTCCGCAACAAGATTCCGATCACGGTGTCCGCCGGGCGCCCGATTGCTCCGCACGGTTCGGTCGAGCAACTCAACGCGACGCTGCGCCGGGCGATGAATGAGCTGCTCTACCGGGTGCAGGAGGAGTATCCGCATCCGCCGGGCGAGTTCTGGGTGCCGCGGCGCCTGGGCGGCAGCGCGCCGAACCGCGACGACTCCCAGCAGATCCGGCTGGTCGAATTGCAGCAGCGGGCCCTGAAGTACGGGACCGACGGAGTCACCCGGCCGGGGGATAAGCAAAGCGGACGGCATTGA
- a CDS encoding TetR/AcrR family transcriptional regulator, whose translation MVRPAQTARSERTRDALRQAAVVRFLAQGVEDTSAEQIAADAGVSLRTFYRHFTSKHDLLFADYTGLHWFRAALDARPPDEAIIDSVQSAIFAFPYDVDAVTKIAALRHDELDPGRIVRHIREVQADFADAIGAQLQRRSGGANGTAHPAVDEQVRTAVTARCIAAAVFGAMEVWMESDDRSLGELARLCHAALESLRAGITDSWSSATGRRVSS comes from the coding sequence ATGGTCAGGCCCGCCCAGACGGCACGCAGTGAGCGCACCCGCGATGCGTTGCGCCAGGCTGCGGTGGTGCGATTCCTGGCCCAGGGCGTGGAAGACACGTCGGCGGAACAGATTGCCGCCGATGCCGGGGTATCGCTGCGCACGTTCTATCGCCACTTCACGTCCAAGCACGACTTGCTGTTCGCGGATTACACCGGGCTGCACTGGTTTCGGGCGGCGCTGGATGCCCGGCCGCCCGACGAGGCGATCATCGATTCGGTGCAGTCGGCCATCTTCGCGTTCCCCTATGACGTCGACGCGGTGACCAAAATCGCCGCCCTGCGCCACGACGAACTCGACCCCGGTCGCATCGTTCGCCACATCCGCGAGGTCCAGGCCGACTTCGCCGATGCCATTGGCGCGCAACTACAACGGCGTAGCGGCGGGGCCAACGGCACCGCGCATCCGGCGGTGGACGAACAGGTACGCACCGCGGTTACCGCTCGGTGCATCGCGGCCGCGGTGTTCGGCGCGATGGAGGTATGGATGGAGAGCGACGACCGGTCGCTGGGCGAACTCGCGCGGCTGTGTCACGCCGCGCTGGAGTCGCTGCGCGCGGGCATCACCGACTCGTGGAGCTCGGCGACCGGCCGGCGAGTTTCGTCATAA
- a CDS encoding lysophospholipid acyltransferase family protein, with the protein MEPVYGTVIALARLVWRLQGLKITVSGVENLPTSGGAVIAINHTGYLDFTFAGLPAYEQGLGRKVRFMAKQEVFDDKITGPIMRSLRHIPVDRQDGAASYEAAVRNLKDGELVGVYPEATISRSFEIKECKSGAARMAVEAGVPIVPHIVWGAQRIWTKGHPKKLARPKVPITVLVGEPIEPTLGVPELRGLLHSRMQHLLERAQEQYGPHPAGEFWVPRRLGGGAPSLAEAARMDAEEAAARAARRAQAAGAPE; encoded by the coding sequence GTGGAACCGGTATACGGGACTGTCATTGCGCTTGCTCGCCTGGTCTGGCGTCTCCAGGGCCTGAAGATCACGGTCTCCGGCGTCGAGAACCTACCAACCAGTGGCGGCGCGGTCATCGCGATCAACCACACTGGTTACCTCGACTTCACGTTCGCTGGGCTCCCGGCGTATGAGCAGGGCCTCGGCCGCAAAGTGCGGTTCATGGCCAAGCAAGAGGTGTTCGACGACAAGATCACCGGGCCCATCATGCGCAGCCTGCGCCACATCCCGGTGGATCGGCAGGACGGGGCGGCGTCCTACGAGGCGGCCGTCCGGAATCTCAAGGACGGCGAGCTGGTCGGCGTCTACCCCGAAGCGACCATCAGCCGCAGTTTCGAGATCAAAGAATGCAAGAGCGGTGCCGCGCGGATGGCCGTGGAGGCCGGGGTGCCGATCGTTCCGCACATCGTCTGGGGTGCGCAGCGCATCTGGACCAAGGGCCACCCGAAGAAGCTCGCTCGCCCGAAGGTACCGATCACGGTGCTGGTGGGTGAGCCGATCGAACCGACACTGGGTGTGCCGGAGCTGCGGGGGCTGCTGCACTCGCGGATGCAGCACCTGCTGGAACGGGCGCAGGAGCAGTACGGACCGCACCCGGCCGGTGAGTTCTGGGTGCCGCGCCGGTTGGGCGGCGGCGCCCCATCCTTGGCGGAAGCCGCTCGGATGGACGCCGAGGAGGCGGCCGCGCGAGCGGCACGGCGGGCCCAAGCCGCGGGGGCGCCGGAGTAG